Proteins co-encoded in one Arachis hypogaea cultivar Tifrunner chromosome 13, arahy.Tifrunner.gnm2.J5K5, whole genome shotgun sequence genomic window:
- the LOC140177409 gene encoding serine/threonine-protein phosphatase 7 long form homolog — translation MSKKSKPRNVDCPKLHIVKYLSYSDYASRMMTCDHPVPPDQYDERVEEHLRSTGFYHVSQIGVVQCQKALVNALVERWHPDTHTFHLPVGECAVSLEDVAMIFGLPTEGLPVTGMTLSSFEALEAECLHQFGVAPRKSDCRGSGIKMTWLRDLKERSQLTDENSIQVYIKCHIMLLIGTILFGDKSGASVHWKFLPLLSDFASIGQYSWGSACLAHLYRSLCRASHFDCKEIDGPLTLLLCWAWMRLPYLAPVPREPRSFLLANRLDYLTFTWWRNWERGDRVYKYLKLAHFRKALDELQEGQFLWVAYYSDRVDPDIIPADIYMHSVIWSATVPLVSFECIEWHATDRFRRQFGFVQGVPHQKRNLDRAHGEVLTGPKNLNWATATTHSFWVMQWTNRYNHVLTEEPMTPQQPLDTYMYWYRSKYGNHLNLSDLVVQEDVEGDQVMDDDNEE, via the exons atgtcGAAAAAATCAAAACCTAGAAATGTTGATTGTCCGAAACTTCACATTGTAAAATACTTGAGCTACtctgattat GCTTCACGGATGATGACATGTGATCATCCTGTCCCTCCGGATCAGTACGATGAGAGAGTGGAGGAGCATTTACGATCAACTGGGTTTTACCATGTTAGTCAAATTGGAGTAGTTCAATGTCAGAAAGCACTGGTAAATGCTTTAGTGGAAAGGTGGCACCCGGACACACATACCTTCCACCTTCCAGTTGGTGAATGTGCCGTGTCACTGGAAGACGTGGCTATGATATTTGGTCTTCCGACCGAAGGCCTTCCAGTGACTGGCATGACTTTGAGTAGTTTTGAGGCCTTAGAGGCGGAATGTCTGCATCAATTTGGGGTGGCGCCGAGAAAGTCGGATTGTCGAGGAAGTGGCATAAAAATGACGTGGCTACGGGATTTAAAAGAACGATCACAGTTGACTGATGAGAATAGTATACAGGTGTACATTAAGTGCCACATCATGTTGTTGATTGGTACGATCTTGTTTGGAGACAAGTCTGGGGCATCTGTCCACTGGAAGTTTCTGCCTCTGCTGAGTGATTTTGCTAGTATTGGACAGTATAGCTGGGGATCAGCCTGCCTAGCGCACCTGTACAGGAGTTTATGCAGGGCCTCACATTTTGATTGTAAGGAAATCGATGGTCCGCTGACACTTCTACTGTGTTGGGCATGGATGCGACTACCATATCTAGCACCGGTTCCTAGGGAACCTCGCAGTTTTCTGCTTGCAAATAGGTTAGACTATCTTACATTTACCTG GTGGCGAAACTGGGAGCGTGGAGACCGAGTCTATAAATATCTTAAGCTTGCTCATTTTAGGAAGGCCTTGGATGAACTTCAGGAAGGCCAG TTTTTGTGGGTTGCATATTATAGTGATCGTGTTGATCCGGACATAATTCCTGCTGACATCTACATGCACTCGGTGATTTGGAGTGCAACGGTGCCACTGGTATCTTTTGAGTGTATTGAATGGCATGCTACCGACAGGTTTAGACGTCAGTTCGGTTTCGTTCAGGGAGTTCCTCATCAGAAACGGAATCTAGACCGTGCACACGGAGAAGTGTTAACTGGTCCTAAGAATCTGAACTGGGCCACAGCCACGACTCATTCATTTTGGGTGATGCAGTGGACAAACAGGTATAATCACGTTCTTACTGAGGAACCCATGACTCCGCAGCAGCCATTAGATACTTATATGTACTGGTACCGTTCAAAGTATGGTAATCACCTGAACTTGTCAGATCTTGTGGTCCAAGAGGATGTTGAGGGTGACCAGGTTAtggatgatgataatgaagagtAG
- the LOC114924944 gene encoding uncharacterized protein encodes MTTNLVECINSVLKGARNLPITALVKATFYRLNELFTRKRAEAEARINAGHVFTEHVTSKIHANQLASGNIQVNCFDRQNEVFEVREMPSGVEYAVDLRHQRCDCGEFQVDQIPCRHVFACCANQRLDWQVYVHEVYKMDQVKRIYRG; translated from the coding sequence ATGACGACTAATCTAGTGGAATGCATCAACTCAGTCttgaagggtgcacgcaatctcCCCATCACTGCACTTGTGAAAGCAACGTTCTACAGACTTAATGAGTTGTTCACACGGAAAAGAGCAGAGGCGGAGGCAAGGATTAATGCAGGCCATGTTTTTACTGAGCATGTGACCTCCAAAATTCATGCAAATCAACTTGCATCAGGAAACATTCAGGTTAATTGCTTTGACAGGCAGAATGAGGTATTTGAAGTGCGTGAGATGCCAAGTGGAGTGGAGTATGCTGTTGACCTCCGTCATCAAAGATGTGACTGTGGTGAGTTCCAGGTGGACCAGATTCCTTGCCGGCATGTGTTTGCATGTTGTGCAAATCAACGACTAGATTGGCAGGTGTATGTGCATGAGGTTTATAAGATGGACCAGGTCAAACGCATTTATCGGGGCTAG
- the LOC112736618 gene encoding uncharacterized protein — protein sequence MGERVEGSNLSVTAKPNNATYKKPLVASRPKDFEHRNTEHLLSLTRDGFGSSPVGRLTFFLIKVAALEAVRRVSKSRCPCVWRGLQGLQILVYPPFKWIQRWSPFKGLVRSMQVLSRPLLVLSIATVFTDESQCSDGTPEYITDPHDSEASADLSSVPANSSIGHSESDPEVLEYEKWLTQLKQELEIQGISLPERIDDDELHRFYSACNNDVSSFFTAIKKTIQWRGSYKILSEEELESWSSLVFWHGFDVMQRPCLIVRLGLACRSLVSRDRPQFAQAVISQVEYGVLHLVSADNPQITVLVDCEGLSPLRIPMKTLRSCSSLLQDHFPNRLGGLFVIRLPSVVRVIAQTFISVLKPTTRKKLKIGEIHQKFLRDNLPTLPAYLGGSCTCIVCCRIGKRHVLQPGATGTSSIHREINISDNEDSSSLHSSSNSDLDEQQNNKYDQWLKTAIISILVFWVLVAISAGIYTPENRLV from the exons ATGGGAGAGAGGGTGGAAGGTTCTAATTTGAGCGTGACTGCTAAACCGAACAATGCTACTTACAAAAAGCCTCTGGTGGCATCTCGCCCCAAAGATTTTGAACACAGAAATACTGAACACCTTCTTTCTTTGACCCGTGATGGATTTGGAAGCAGCCCTGTAGGCCGTCTCACATTTTTTCTAATCAAAGTTGCGGCACTAGAGGCCGTAAGAAGGGTATCCAAGAGTAGATGTCCATGTGTATGGCGAGGTTTACAGGGTCTACAAATCCTTGTCTATCCACCATTTAAATGGATTCAGAGATGGTCACCCTTCAAGGGTTTGGTCAGAAGTATGCAG GTACTATCAAGACCATTATTAGTCCTTTCCATTGCAACTGTTTTTACAGACGAATCACAATGTAGTGATGGGACACCAGAGTATATTACTGATCCCCATGATTCAGAAGCATCTGCAGATCTGTCTTCAGTCCCAGCCAATTCAAGTATAGG TCATAGCGAGAGCGATCCTGAAGTTTTAGAATATGAGAAATGGTTGACTCAGCTCAAGCAAGAGTTGGAAATTCAAGGGATTAGTTTGCCAGAAAG AATCGATGACGATGAGCTCCACAGATTTTACTCAGCTTGTAATAATGACGTTTCAAGCTTCTTTACAGCAATCAAGAAGACAATTCAATGGCGGGGGAGTTACAAAATTTTGTCAGAAGAAGAGCTAGAGAGTTGGTCAAGTTTGGTGTTCTGGCATGGGTTTGATGTGATGCAAAGACCTTGCCTTATTGTAAGGCTTGGCCTAGCTTGTAGATCATTGGTGTCTCGTGATAGACCTCAATTTGCTCAGGCAGTTA TATCACAGGTTGAATATGGAGTCTTGCACTTGGTCAGTGCGGACAACCCTCAGATTACAGTATTGGTGGACTGTGAAGGGCTATCTCCGTTGAGAATTCCCATGAAAACCTTGAGATCTTGTTCTTCCCTTCTGCAAGATCACTTTCCTAATCGACTTGGTGGTTTGTTTGTCATACGACTACCATCTGTTGTTCGAGTCATTGCCCAGACATTTATTTCG GTTTTAAAGCCAACTACCAGGAAAAAGTTGAAAATAGGAGAGATTCATCAGAAATTTCTTCGTGATAATCTGCCGACACTACCAGCATACCTTGGAGGGTCCTGCACTTGCATTGTATGTTGTAGAATTGGCAAGAGGCATGTGCTCCAACCTGGTGCAACTGGAACCAGCAGCATACATAGGGAGATAAATATCAGTGACAATGAGGATTCTTCATCACTGCATTCATCATCTAATAGTGACTTGGATGAGCAGCAGAACAATAAATATGACCAGTGGTTGAAAACAGCCATCATAAGCATTCTAGTATTTTGGGTTTTGGTAGCTATTTCTGCTGGAATATACACTCCTGAAAATCGTTTGGTCTAA
- the LOC112736621 gene encoding uncharacterized protein encodes MASNLSPAFAYTVLYVKDVAKSVAFYSKAFGYTVRRLDESHRWGELESGNTTIAFTPLHQHETDDLTGSVHASGSGHERPPLEVCFVYSDVDAAFKWAVENGAEAVSKPEVKEWGQKVGYVRDRDGIVIRMGSHVKPPKQD; translated from the exons ATGGCGTCGAATCTGAGTCCTGCGTTCGCATACACGGTTCTGTACGTGAAAGACGTAGCAAAGTCCGTAGCCTTCTATTCGAAAGCATTCGGCTACACTGTTCGTCGCTTAGACGAGTCACACAG ATGGGGAGAGTTGGAGAGTGGAAACACCACAATAGCATTCACGCCACTGCACCAACACGAGACCGATGATTTGACTGGATCCGTCCATGCTTCTGGATCCGGCCATGAAAGGCCACCTCTCGAGGTTTGCTTTGTTTACTCTGACGTTGATGCCGCTTTCAAG TGGGCGGTGGAGAACGGAGCGGAGGCGGTGAGCAAGCCAGAGGTGAAGGAATGGGGACAGAAGGTAGGGTACGTCAGAGACAGAGACGGCATCGTCATCAGAATGGGTAGTCATGTCAAGCCACCGAAACAAGATTAA
- the LOC112736620 gene encoding ubiquitin-conjugating enzyme E2 7, with the protein MASQASLLLQKQLKDLCKNPVDGFSAGLVDESNIFEWSVTVIGPPDTLYEGGFFNAIMSFPSNYPNSPPTVKFTSEIWHPNVYPDGRVCISILHPPGDDPNGYELASERWNPVHTVESIVLSIISMLSSPNDESPANVEAAKEWRERRDDFKKKVSRCVRKSQEML; encoded by the exons ATGGCGTCTCAGGCTAGCCTTCTCCTTCAAAAACAGCTCAAAG ATCTTTGCAAGAACCCTGTTGATGGGTTCTCCGCAGGTTTGGTCGATGAAAGCAACATCTTTGAATGGAGTGTAACCGTAATTGGACCTCCCGATACTCTCTA TGAGGGGGGATTTTTCAATGCCATCATGAGCTTTCCATCCAATTACCCAAACAGCCCACCAACAGTGAAATTCACTTCCGAGATATGGCACCCCAATG TATATCCTGATGGTCGAGTTTGCATATCAATTCTTCACCCTCCCGGTGACGATCCAAATGGTTATGAGCTTGCAAGTGAGCGCTGGAATCCTGTTCATACG GTAGAGAGTATAGTGCTGAGTATTATATCAATGCTTTCGAGCCCCAATGATGAATCTCCAGCAAACGTCGAAGCTGCC AAGGAatggagagagaggagagatgaTTTCAAGAAGAAGGTTAGTCGATGCGTAAGGAAGTCACAAGAAATGTTGTGA
- the LOC112736622 gene encoding osmotin-like protein: MAPSSSSSTHYSLLIIMLATTFLLTPANSLILTLVNNCNYTVWPAIQPNSGHPVLAAGGGFPLHHFTHTSIPFPDTHWSGRVWARTGCTSYPGNRLTCATGDCSGRLQCNGAGGSAPATLAQFEVHHGAGDYSSYGVSVVDGFNVPFTITPHEGKGVCPVVGCRSDLVATCPVTLQHRVPSGHGPVVACKSGCEAFHTDELCCRNHFNNPQTCKPSVYSTFFKHACPQSFTFAHDTPSLMHQCSSPRELKVIFCH; encoded by the coding sequence atggctccttcttcttcttcttcaactcatTACTCACTTCTCATAATAATGCTTGCCACCACCTTCCTCCTGACACCCGCCAACTCCCTCATCCTCACTCTCGTCAACAACTGCAACTACACCGTCTGGCCCGCCATCCAACCTAACTCCGGCCACCCCGTCCTCGCAGCCGGCGGCGGCTTCCCCCTCCACCACTTCACCCACACTTCCATCCCCTTCCCGGACACCCACTGGTCCGGCCGCGTCTGGGCCCGCACCGGCTGCACCTCCTACCCCGGTAACCGCCTAACCTGCGCCACCGGCGACTGCTCCGGCCGCCTCCAGTGCAACGGAGCCGGAGGGTCCGCTCCCGCCACCTTAGCCCAGTTCGAGGTCCACCACGGCGCCGGCGACTACTCGTCGTACGGCGTGAGCGTGGTGGACGGTTTCAACGTCCCTTTCACCATCACGCCTCACGAGGGAAAAGGCGTTTGCCCCGTGGTAGGTTGTCGGAGCGATCTGGTTGCCACGTGTCCCGTGACGTTGCAACACCGTGTGCCTTCTGGTCATGGCCCCGTGGTTGCTTGCAAGAGTGGGTGCGAGGCTTTTCACACGGACGAGTTGTGTTGCCGGAACCATTTCAACAACCCTCAAACTTGCAAGCCTTCGGTGTATTCCACCTTCTTCAAGCACGCGTGCCCTCAGTCTTTTACCTTCGCACACGACACACCTTCTCTCATGCATCAGTGTTCTTCTCCGCGTGAACTCAAGGTCATCTTCTGTCATTAG